CTGGTCCGGACATTTGTGTTGTCTTCACTGTCCTGTTGTGTTGCCTTTTGCACTTTGTAGCTGCAGAAATGTTCCTGCGGGGGAGaaataaatgactgaaattaTCCAATAAATTCAGTTTAATGTTGGAATTAAAAATCAGCTTGTAGTTTCCCACGCTGTGGCTCCTTTATACCTGCAGTTAAGTCGCTGTGGGTAAAACCTGAGTGATTTTACTGTTGAtgaagtgtttgttttaactTTCGGTCATGTTTGCATTACAGACTGCTCGAGGAGCAAATGTGAACATGAGTCACTGAGTTTGGTTCGTTTGTCTAAAAccaaatatgtttgttttgagaaggaaaaaggaaaaaggttTAAAGGTCTTATTCCAACATGCAGCAGATGTTGGTCATCGTTTTATCcgattttttcctttttaaaagcaGTTTCATTTCCAGTCGTGTCCTGATGTCACAGATGTCACAGATGAGCTTTATAgtttcattgcattttttttttttttttaatctcctgaTTTTCCTGTTGCATTTGATTTCAGTTTCAGAATAAgaatctgtttctgtctgtctgtgtgaaaataactgaaataaaaatgatcaaatcgGGTCATGTAGCAGCTGCTTTTTGGTGCCTGCGCTCCGTCAGTTCATctctgaatgtttgtgtgtgatcgTTGGATTTTGCCACCGTGGAAAAGCAGaagtgaaaaacagaacatgatCTTCCTCATTGTGCTTCTGCCAACGGTTCATTTGTGACTCAGAAAAAGGAGGTTTCCTGTGCAAATAAAGTCTTTTCAGGTGTAGATCACACCATCCTCCAACAAGAGCGGCCTGGCTGCAGACAAGACTGGTTTCCAGTTTACACACAGTCGGCACTGGTGTAGAAAACATGTCACCATGACGACATAATATCTTAAATATCAACATCCTCACTATGTAGAaataaagcagctgcaggaaacgAAGCTGATTCTGTGCTCTGAGCTCATAGGCAGGACTTTCTCTCGTTACTTGTGTGATTTGTGCAGCATTAAGTTTTCAGTCTCCACCTGATGAACCTCAGCCAGGATCCTCAGGACGTCACGTGACTCAAGGCACCGGGGAATCTAGGAGACCTGAGGACGTGAGCCCCTGTCTGACATCACAGtggacattttgacatgttgtAATTGAGAGCACGACCATTCTGGTGTGAGCTGGATTCAGGTTTTACTGGGACGCCTGAGCTTTGCCTTAACCCAGTGATCCTGCTCACATAAAGATCACTATGGGTCTCAAGCAGCAGCTTTAATGCACGTGTTGGTTTCACTAAAGAACAGTCTGGTTCTCCTGCAGCGCCTGGCGTGAGAGAAACCAAACCCTCAAATCATCTGTGACCAAAGTGCAGCTGATCTGCTGCAGAGACTCATTTCAGACGTGAGTCACGATAATATGAAGCAGAGTTTGTGTTGGGAAGGACAGAACTTCAAAGGTTTCTTCCCTAGGTGTTCCTATTATTGTGACCACTGGATATTTAAAGCCTTTCGGCATCATTTTAAACCTCTGGTCATGTGACAGCACATGTGAGCAGCTTCTGTGGCTCATGGTGTTTGAGTTAGACTGTGAGGGTTTGTAATGACGTCGTCTCTGCAGAGAAGCTGCACTTCGTCCACAGATGGTGATGTGGTGTCGCAGAACGACCGGTTTTCCACTTGGCTCTGCCAAAGAGACGgattccagctgcagcagaggagacgGACTCCGGCCTCCACATTGAAGACaattctctttgtttcttcttctgctgtcgAGAGACGGCAAGGCGTTCAGGACTGTGGGTGAACCTCTGCAAACAACTGAGTCACACCAGCTGGACTAAAGAAGGACTGGACCAAAGACACCTCTGAGGCTCTGAGGccactattttttattttctaaacatcccatccagagactgacagcaccaatgaatgtgtgtgaatccagaacctggttcagtttatgggtctgagccgtagacctccactgttgtccaaaaactattaaaaacccagcagggagccacactgctgacctggctcacatggttcttcctcaccaacaaagGGAGGCCcctctttttccaaaaaccagcaaTTTTTTATCAGCCAATAAGATTATTATTTagtctctgtttgtttttaattaaatttaaaaattaaaattaaaacataattcAACACTCCCCAGAACACAGTGGCCTTTTCTCTGTAtttgcagaaaacacaaaatgcaaaattttaTGAGTAAATTAGTTTTCAGCAGCTTCAGCCCATAAATATCCAAAGAGCAGCTCATCTTCAGAGTGTACAGCTGTGAGTGTAACTACAGGACGGTGTGAGCTGCACCATTAGAGCAGCAGAGTTTAGTACAAGCTCTAAACCAAAGTCTCTGTTTGTGTCCAGGCTGAAGCCTCTTCTGGCTCCAGGAGCCACAAAGGCCTgaggtttcatttcatttgtgtctGTGCGACTGAACTGTGTCACTTCAGAACTGGGTCAGCTTCATTTacccagagctgctgctgccgcctGCTGGACGAAtcacacctgcagacacatACCCAGGTCTGTCTTCATCACTGCTCTTCACACCTGGCCAGGTCTCTGTGAGCCCAGACTTCACATCCAGCTCTGAAGCTTTTTATTTACGTTTCTGCGTTTcttgtaaaactaaaaataaaagcttgacTCAATGATGATGTTGCCCCACGATTCATGTATTAATCTGAAATAAGCAGATTCAgtttattgtctttattttacaattatttAGATGTGATTAGTAATTGATGAAAATTATTTATGTACTTATTTAAgtattttacacttattttttttaaagaaaatacagcagCGGAACTTTTATCGAGGGAAGGTTTCAGCCCGGCTGTAAATACTGTGACACACAGTATGCCGTCCAAAcgtgtttttaataaaaccagTGTTTTGAGATTGTCGCTCtagttttatcatttttaatactaataatgtgaatatattttataaccTCGTTATAATTTATGATGccgatttttttttaatggcgTTTGACGCGTTTACGGAACGTtagttttttaaagttttgtttttcttcgcTTGTGGAAGTTTCTAGCAGCTGGTAGGTGGAAAAtatgaacataaacacatgaaTCACAACATTTAacgaacaacaacaataacaaacaccGTGACAGATTTCTGCTGTAATCTGTgaaagctgaaacaaacaacacgAAATTCTATTTGAAAATGTCTGTAGATTTAGTTTCTTCGCTTAATATCGAACAGACAAATCACGTTGAATAAAACTCGtagacttttaaaaatatgctgATGTTCTGCCCAGTTCGGCTTAGTCTTGTCACCCAAACcatatgttattttaaaaaaaatctcaaatatCACTGGGTTTCTGCTAAAGACTAAGAAACCCTGGTTGGTGCTAATCGGTGATAAGAATCAAACTCAAACTTGATTAAACACGATTTGATGTTTTGCCTTGAAGCCGAAATATACAGTTATTCACACTGATTCCTAAAACATCTTGATTTATAATCTTATACACATCTATCTCGAAATAAGCACAGAACAATTAAATTGCCTAAATTTTGAGTTGAATTCAGGCTTTAGAACAGGGGGAAGCATTTTAACCAAACTGCTTGTCTTATTTTTTAAGGTGTGAGACTGAAATACCAAAGGTAAAAAGAGTTTCTGGTTTTTAAAACAGTCTGCTTGCAGCCGTCGCCCTGAGCTGCCATGGAGGTTCTGGAGAAGAAGCTGGAAGGTCTGACGATGGCTCGCCGCTCTCAGCCAGAGGAGCCCACCTACCTGCTGGACCTGGCCCTGCAGACGACCGGCCTGCTGGCGGCGTCCTGCTCTAACTTCACCATCCACCTTCACAACAAAGACACGCTGAGCCTGATGGGACAGTTTCGAGGCCACGGGGGGCCTGTTTGTGGGGTTAGGTTCGCCCACACCTGCCCTCACCTCCTCTACTCCGGCTCTGGTGACGGGATGGTCCGAGGGTGGGACGTGCGTCGCCCCGGGACACAGGCAGCACAGGTGTTTAAAAGTGACGCGTCACACAGCTACTGCAGCTTCGACCTGAGCTGCAGCGACACCCTCCTGTGTGCGGGCACCGAGCAGGTAAATGACGAGGACAGCTTCCTGGTGTTCTGGGATGCCAGGAAACCAGGTGAGGGCCTGCTGGGGGTGTACTCTGAGTCGCACAGCGATGACATCACACAGGTGTGCTTCCACCCTCGGGACAAAGACCGGCTGGCGTCCGGCTCCACAGACGGCCTCGTTAATGTTTTCGACCTGAGCcggggagcagaggaggaggcgCTGCTGGCCACCTGTAACAGCGAATCCTCCGCTGGCTCGGTGTGCTGGTCCGGACCTGACTACACCCAGCTGTTGTGTCTCAGCCACGACGAGGGGCTACACCTGTGGGATCTGGGCCAGCTGGACACAGAGGAGCCTCTGACCATCTTCAGCACCTCTGACGCTCGCAGCCCGAATGTGCTGCCCGGTGGAGGAGCTGTGGATTACCTGGTGGGGGGGAGGTGGATGGAGGAGGCCCAGAAGCTGCTGGTGGTGGGTGGGATGAAAGACGGGGATCTGCACCTTATGAATTGTGACGACGGAGGCCTCCGTCTCCTGAGGAGCCTGGAGGGCGGCCACTCCTCCACAGTCCGCTGCTTCCTGTGGGACACGGTGGGCGAGGCTCTGGTCACCGGGGGCGAGGAcgctcagctgctgctgtggaaaccAGGAGGGGAGGAGCTCACAACTGAGAAAAGGGAGTCCATGAAGAGCATGTCAGCTTTCAGACTCAAATCCAGACCACATAAAAAACATGGCTACCAGAGAGCAAAGAAGAAGTCAACATGAAGGAGCTGACTGGTCTGTGGAGCTCGCTCACTCCAGTCCTACATCTTAtttctgaggaaaaacaaaaaccttttaGGTGGATTTTCTCTCCAAATACTtcaacacataaaataaattctgaACATGTACACTGTGTTCTACATACAGGCCTACATGCAGCTGTGAGAAGGGTCTAATGAAGCTGCTGGTTCTCCTCCGCTGTGGAACATGAGATGAGATATAATAAAAATAGGATGAAATATGATAAAGTGTTCACAGAGTTAGTCTCTGATCAGCATATGCCACTAAAACACTGCAGGTACCACAGTAGTTTAAAGCGGTGACTGACCTGTGatcagctcaggtccaggtctgaagctgaactggtccaAAGTGGTGAAGTGTCagaaagtgaaatgtcagagatgcagtgatgcttccttccatctttcctgcagcagcagaaggaaatgaagcctTGGAGATGGAggcaaacagtttcctccaggtgtcccagctttggctgagtccttccaacaaactgtgtgtgtataaagaccGGGGTCCATTATTTGGaccatccagcccagcaggaaccaggactgggtctggctgtTCCAATGAACAGAGTCAGGATAATGAGGCTGTGGAAGGAAAGAACAAGACGCTCGGCTTCAAACGACGGAACGACAGCTCAGTCTGCAGACTGTCCAGGTGGAGAGGGAAAGACACCTATGGGTGCTACAACAACAGGTGCTGTCTGTGCCAACAATATTAGAGTCAGCCACAGGGTGTGAGGCTGCTGGAGGATCcaacattcacatcacattcactgagacctgcagattattttttaattcgGTATTTGGAAACATTTGGTTTGTTGGGAATGTCATTGCAAAGTCACACTTGGATTTTTGTGCATATGTAGAAGTCGTGTGTAATTTCCTCTAAGGagcaaacagcaacaaaacaggaGAAGTAACTTTTGTAGTAAACATTTCAGCTATCAAACAGTAAAGTCTTTATATGGTGCATTCacagtatttttgtttgaaactTTTTTCACTTCATTACTTTTGTCCTTTGGaagaaatgtgttgttttccagTCGTGGTTAGGGTAAAGCTGATTCACTTTAAAACTgagcatgtctgtgtggatgCTGGAGCTTTTCAGTGTTGGAGACAAAAGGCTCAGAGGTACATGTACATTATTTGGATATTTTATCTCTGGTCTACTTTATGCTGACTCCACATTATAGAGGGAATGTTGATTTTTAGCTAAGCAATACTTTAGTTATTTGCAAACTACTGCTAATTACTGCTTACTTTGCATGttagcattttaaaaacattatagAAGATGTAAAAATGATGCATTGTTATAggttaaattacatttaaaggtTCATGGGTAAAATCAGCTCCAGCACAGTCAGCTACTAGCATTAAATGCTGCTAACATATTAATAGATTAGCAATAAGACAAATGCACAACTTATGGTCATGTAACACAGAGGACATGCCTCTGGAGTATTACAGTACATTGTAGTTTTATggaacagtttttaaataatagGCGTCAAATCAATCTCAAAAccaaattaacatttaattagttaacgtcagctacccagcggtgtGTAAAGTACTTCACGTAAGTATAACGTCAGCTAGGtgtgtaaagtacttcaaattagaagtatataaggtagtcaacgtcagctactcAGCGGTGTGTAAAGTACTTCAAtgagaagtatataaggtagtcaacgtcagctacccagcggtgtgtaaagtacttcaaattagaagtatataaggtagtcaacgtcagctacccagcggtgtgtaaagtacttcaaatgagaagtatataaggtagtcaacgtcagctacccagcggtgtgtaaagtacttcaaatgagaagtatataaggtagtcaacgtcagctacccagcggtatgtaaagtacttcaaatgagaagtatataaggtagtcaacgtcagctacccagcgtatgtaaagtacttcaaatgagaagtatataaggtagtcaacgtcagctacccagcggtatgtaaagtacttcaaatgagaagtatataaggtagtcaacgtcagctacccagcggtatgtaaagtacttcaaatgagaagtatataaggtagtcaacgtcagctacccagcggtatgtaaagtacttcaaatgagaagtatataaggtagtcaacgtcagctacccagcggtatgtaaagtacttcaaatgagaagtatataaggtagtcaacgtcagctacccagcggtatgtaaagtacttcaaatgagaagtatataaggtagtcaacgtcagctacccagcggtatgtaaagtacttcaaatgagaagtatataaggtagtcaacgtcagctacccagcggtatgtaaagtacttcaaatcagaagtatataaggtagtcaacgtcagctacccagcggtatgtaaagtacttcaaatcagaagtatataaggtagtcaacgtcagctacccagcggtatataaagtacttcaaatcagaagtatataaggtagtcaacgtcagctacccagcggtatgtaaagtacttcaaatcagaagtatataaggtagtcaacgtcagctacccagcggtatataaagtacttcaaatcagaagtatataaggtagtcaacgtcagctcCACCTTGGagaaatgggccattctgcacaatgactacttttactttgggtACTtgaagtacatttggatgatggtacttttggacttttactgcagtaacattggATTTTGACACTGtagtatttctactgttactgcagtaaaggaccAGAGTACTTCTTCTACCTGGGGAAACGTTTAATGGCAGGTTAATCCGGACTGGACTCATGTTTTAGGACAGGACCTGACTGTTGAGGAGGGAGTCTGCACCCATGGGTGAGCTTTAGCATTAGCTGTAAGCACAACAGACCTGTGTGTTCTAGTTATATAACTCTCCCCCTGCTCTCCCTTCACACGGTGGCGGTGCTGGAGCTGGTCATATGCGGTAAATGTGCAGTGGGGCTGCGGGTAGACAGTACAGGGCTGGGCCTCGGACTGGTTTAGCCTCATTCCAGCACACACGCCGCTTTCTGCCCCGATCTCTTCCCTGGTCCCAGATCCTCCACCTAACCGACAGATCCAGAGCCTCCCTCCCctgtgactgacagctgctcTGTCCAATCGCAATGCCGGACATTGCTCCAAGCGGCCAATCAGCGTCGCGGGTGGATGTGAGCCCGTCAGCACGTTGAGCTGAGTCTGTGTTATGTGTGCCGTGGTCTGAGCGGTGTTGACAATagggagaaaagaaacagcCCGAACCACGACCGAGCCGAGGAAAACGCCAAAGTTCGGGGGTTTGGGGAAGACAAGCGATCGGATCAGTAACAGGAATGTAAACTGCGCGAGCCCGGTCGCTTTATAGAGCTGTATTTCGTTATTGATGGGAGTTTGAGGACTGTTCCGTTGGAAGGAGAAGGGTGCTCGTGGGTTTGGCTGCTCCAGGCCGAGATCGTCCTCCCGTTCCGCCGCTGCGTGCACCGAGCTGGAGCTAGCCTCACACTTAGCTAGCTTTCCAAACATAGGATAACCCCCCGCCGCCGTCTCCGTCGCTAACCGCAGAGGATCAAGGTAAAGTACCGCGACGGTCGGCTGCAGCTTGTCGGGCTCGGGTCTGGACTCGGGACGGTGTGTCGGTCTGTGAGCGCTAGCTAACGGTAGCAGCATTAGCACTGCCCCTGTATTTACATCTGGGATGATGGGTGATCGGCCAAGCCCGCCCAGGTAACGTGGTTTTATCAGCACACACGTGAATGAGAGTTGATCTCCTCACTGTTTGTATGAAAATAATGATTGgatgaaaaataatcaaatgtgtTCTGGCTGCTGATGCTAACAAGCTAATGTTCCGCTGAAGCTAACCCGCGATAGCCGCAGCACTGACGTTAGCTAGCCGCTTCAGTATCCCTTTCCTCTAATAAATCCCTCCGGCTTCGATAGAAGCCTGGATTACCTGCATGTGAACGATACtcaggtgtgtgtctgctctggGGACGCAGCTGgttgctgctgtttgctttattttcaaaCGCTTTGTAACGTTTGATCGGGAAGCTAACGTTGCTAACTGGCTAACGCTAGTGAGGTTGTCGCGCTGTCAAGTTTGCAGGTCCAGGCCCAGCAGACGCcttcatctctgcagctgaTGGCCTACTTTCCTGCTCAGTACAGGGGACATGTCACAGCGAAGTGCACCGTGCAAGGATATAGTCTTCATTATAGGGCTGTTTGGCTCAGGTGCTGGTTGATGCTGTGTTTTAATCCTCATGGGTTGTAAAAGTGGATCAAGTGAAGCCAACTGTCAAAATGTGTGGTTATAATCCGATATGAACTTTGACTGGCTTTATATTCTCATACTGGGTCAGAGCAACCTCTGCCTGTTCATGTGCCTCCAGTGTGGTGTGGTTTGTTGTTCAGGGCACCttagggagtgtgtgtgtgtgtgtgtgtgtgtatgactcTGTAGTAAcacactgtcagtgttttagcctGACATCTTCTGTCAGATCAAACTTGGCTTTGTTTTCCACCAGTCTTTTGCTTTTCCAGTCATGCCAGAGGCCAG
The nucleotide sequence above comes from Mastacembelus armatus chromosome 22, fMasArm1.2, whole genome shotgun sequence. Encoded proteins:
- the wdr89 gene encoding WD repeat-containing protein 89 — its product is MEVLEKKLEGLTMARRSQPEEPTYLLDLALQTTGLLAASCSNFTIHLHNKDTLSLMGQFRGHGGPVCGVRFAHTCPHLLYSGSGDGMVRGWDVRRPGTQAAQVFKSDASHSYCSFDLSCSDTLLCAGTEQVNDEDSFLVFWDARKPGEGLLGVYSESHSDDITQVCFHPRDKDRLASGSTDGLVNVFDLSRGAEEEALLATCNSESSAGSVCWSGPDYTQLLCLSHDEGLHLWDLGQLDTEEPLTIFSTSDARSPNVLPGGGAVDYLVGGRWMEEAQKLLVVGGMKDGDLHLMNCDDGGLRLLRSLEGGHSSTVRCFLWDTVGEALVTGGEDAQLLLWKPGGEELTTEKRESMKSMSAFRLKSRPHKKHGYQRAKKKST